A section of the Triticum dicoccoides isolate Atlit2015 ecotype Zavitan chromosome 7A, WEW_v2.0, whole genome shotgun sequence genome encodes:
- the LOC119328302 gene encoding L-lactate dehydrogenase B-like: MSLMKEASSLCKLGFDVDKGVGFFRHVPSPVHDGELIALRPCERLTKVSVIGAGNVGMAIAQTILTEGLADEIALVDAEADRVRGEMLDLQHAAAFLPRIRIVAGTDVLALTRSSDLAIITVPRETAAASRMDQLRRNVALLREVMPTVAEGSPESLLLVVSNPVDVLAYAAWKLSGFPSSRVIGSGTDLDSARLRCLLAEHLGVGAQDMQAYMVSEHGDGALALWSSVRVGGMPVLSYLQKTHSLFDAVGCASEVIGLKGYTSWAIGYSAASLARSLLRDQRRVHPVSVLAKGFVPGDTHEVFLSLPARLGRRGVLRIVGIAAELELTGDEETMLHRSAETLWGYRQELEL; encoded by the coding sequence ATGAGCCTGATGAAGGAGGCGTCCTCGCTGTGCAAGCTCGGCTTCGATGTCGACAAGGGCGTGGGCTTCTTCCGCCATGTTCCATCGCCCGTCCACGATGGGGAACTGATCGCGCTGCGGCCTTGTGAGCGGCTCACCAAGGTCTCCGTCATCGGCGCTGGCAACGTGGGCATGGCGATCGCGCAGACCATCCTCACGGAGGGCCTCGCCGACGAGATCGCGCTCGTGGACGCAGAGGCCGACAGGGTCCGCGGCGAGATGCTGGACCTGCAGCACGCCGCGGCATTCCTCCCACGCATCCGCATCGTCGCAGGCACCGACGTGCTCGCGCTCACCAGGAGCTCCGACCTGGCCATCATCACGGTGCccagggagacggcggcggcgtcgCGGATGGACCAGCTGAGGAGGAACGTGGCGCTGCTGAGGGAGGTCATGCCGACGGTGGCGGAGGGGTCGCCCGAGTCGCTACTGCTGGTGGTGTCGAACCCGGTGGACGTGCTGGCGTATGCGGCATGGAAGCTGTCGGGGTTCCCGTCGAGCCGCGTGATCGGCTCCGGCACGGACCTCGACTCCGCAAGGCTGCGGTGCCTCCTGGCCGAGCACCTCGGCGTGGGCGCGCAGGACATGCAGGCGTACATGGTCAGCGAGCATGGAGACGGCGCGCTGGCGCTGTGGTCGAGCGTCCGCGTCGGCGGCATGCCGGTGCTGAGCTACCTCCAGAAGACCCACTCGTTGTTCGATGCGGTGGGCTGCGCGAGCGAGGTGATCGGCCTCAAGGGGTACACGTCCTGGGCCATCGGCTACTCGGCGGCCAGCCTGGCCAGGTCGCTCCTCCGCGACCAGCGGCGCGTCCACCCGGTGTCGGTGCTCGCCAAGGGGTTCGTCCCCGGCGACACCCACGAGGTCTTCCTTAGCCTCCCGGCCAGGCTCGGGCGCCGCGGCGTGCTCAGGATTGTTg